Genomic window (Desulfovibrio aminophilus):
CATGTCCACGATCTCGAACGCGAAGCCCTTCCAGCGGAAGCGGTCGCCCAGCGCGGGCGGGCGGCCCAGGCGCTGGAGCACGAACCCGGCCAGGGTGCGGAACGGGCCGCCGTCCTCGTCCGTGAGCCGCGTCTCCAGCACGTCCAGGGCCTCGTCCATGGGCATGAGCGCGTCGATGAGCAGGGAGCCGTCCTCGCGGCGCAGGGCCGAGGGCTCCGGGGCCGTGCCCGGGGTGGGGATGTCGCCCACGATGGCCTCCAGGATGTCGTAGAGCGTGACGATGCCCTGGATCACGCCGTACTCGTCCACCACCACGGCGAAGTGCATGCCCGGCCGCTGCTTGAAGATCTCCAGCAGGCGCACGGCCCGCATGGTGGTCGGCGCGAACAGGGCGGGCCGCACGTGGGCGGCGATGTCCACGGGGCCGCCCGAGCGGGCCGCCAGGAGCACGTCCCGGGCCCGCACCACGCCGAGCACGTCCTCCAGCTCGCCCCGGGCCGCGGGGAAGCGGCCGTAGGGATGCTCCAGGACCGTGCGCAGGTTCTCCTCGTCCGGGGCGTCCAGGTCGAGCCAGGCCACCCGCGAGCGGTGGGTCATGATCGCCTCCACCCGGCGGTCGCCCAGGCGGAAGACGCGTTCGATCATGTCCCGCTCGGCGTTTTCCAGGACGCCGCTCTCCGCGCCCTCGGCGATGAGCCCCCGGATGTCCTCCTCGGTCAGGGCCGCCTCGCCCTTGCCGGACACGCCCAGGACGCGGAGCACCGCGCTCGTGGACAGGCTCAGGACCTGCACCAGGGGCAGGCAGAGGACGGTGAGCAGGCGCATGAACGGCGCGGCGGCCGCCGCCAGCCGCTCGGGACGCCGCAGGGCCAGGCGCTTGGGGGCCAGCTCGCCGAGCACCAGGGTCAGGAAGGTGATGGCCGCCACCACCAGGGCCACGGCCAGGGCCTCGGCGGCCTGGAGCGGCGCGCCCGCTTCGACCAGAAGCCGGGTCGCCGCGGCCACCAGGGTCGCGCCGCCGTAGACCCCGGTGAGCACGCCCACCACGGTGATGCCGATCTGCACCGTGGAGAGGAAGCGCTCGGGCCGCAGGCGCATGTCCAGGGCCAGCCGCGCCCCCCGGTTCCCGTTTCCGGCCATGTTCCGCAGCCGCACGGCCCGGGAGGAGACCAGGGCCATTTCGGTCATGGAAAAGAAGCCGTTGAGCAGGACGAGAAGGAGAATCACCGACAATTCCAGAAACAAGGCGTTCATGATCCGCTCCGTTCCGGCGGAAGCAGTCCGGCCGGGACATCAGGGTGCCCGGCGCGGGCGGGGTGCGTCAAGATGGGGCTCAGCCCTCGAAGCGTTCGCCCCCGGCCAGGCGTTCGAGCCGTTCCGGGTCCGAGAGGGTGATCTCGCGGCCGCGCATGGCGATGAGGCCGCTTTCCGCGAAGCGCTTCAGGGTGCGCGAGAGGGTTTCCTGGATCGTGCCCAGGGAGAGGGCGATCTGGCCCTTTGGGATGTCCAGGCGCACGCGGTTCCCGCCCTGGTCGCGGGGCAGTGTCAGGAGATAGGCCGCCAGCCGCGCGGGCACCTCCTTGAGGCTGACCTCCTCGATCTTGCGCACGAGCATGCGCAGCCGCGCCGAGAGCAGGCCGAGCATGTTCATGGCCAGCTCGGGGTCCTTGCGGATGGCCTCGCCGAAGGCCCGGCGCGGGAAGAAGAGCAGCTCGGAGTCGGCCAGGGCCTGGGCCGCGGCCGGGAACACGCCGCGCTCGAACACGGCCACCTCGCCGAAGGACTCGCCCGGGCCGAAGACGTGCAGGATCTGCTCCTTGCCCGCCGGGTTGGAGTTGGAGATCTTCACCTTGCCCTCGGCCACGGCGTAGAATCCGTCCGCCGGGTCGCCCTGCTGGAAGATCTCCCGGCCGCGCTCCACGGCCTTGCGCACCGCGATGCGGGCCACGGCCTCCAGCTGGGCCTGGGGCAGGCCGTCGAACAGGGTCACGCGGCCCACGGCCTGAAGAGCGTCCATGTCGTCCTCCGGGGTTCGGCCCGGCCGGATGCCGGGCATGCCTCACCTTGTGGCCGATTTCGCCGCGAATGTCACGCCCGGGCGGATTTCCGGGGGACGCTTCACTTTGTCCGCGAAAGGGGCTATATTGGCGAACACATCCGCGCGAAAGAGCGCGGGGCGCGGCCATGAACGCTTCCGAACGCCTGTTTGGGGATCTTCTGGGCCGGGCCGGCGTCATGCTCAACGGCCCCGACCCCTGGGACATCCGGGTCCACGACACCCGGGTCTACGACCGGGCCCTGCTCCAGAAGAATCTCGGCCTCGGCGAGGCCTACATGGACGGCTGGTGGGACTGCGACCGGCTGGACGAGTTCTTCCGCCGCGTGCTGGCCGCCCACCTGGACGAGAGCGTGCGCGGCGGCCCGGGCCTGCTCCTCTCCCTGCTCCCGGCCCTGCTGCGCAACCGCCAGACCCGCCACGGGGCCCGCCGGGCGGCCCGCCGCCACTACGACCTGGGCAACGACCTCTTCCAGTCCTTCCTCGACCCCCGCATGCAGTACAGCTGCGCCTACTTCAAGGACGGCGCGGAAACCCTGGCCGAGGCCCAGCTGGCCAAGCTGGAGCTCATCTGCGCCAAGCTCGGCCTGGGCCCCGGCGACCGCCTCCTGGACATCGGCTGCGGCTTCGGCGGCCTGGCCCGCCACGCCGCCGAGACGCGCGGCTGCCGGGTCACGGGCGTGAACATCTCGCGGGAGCAGATCGCCTTCGCCCGGGAGCACTGCGCGGGCCTGCCCGTGGAGATCGCCGAGCGGGACTACCGCGACATCCCGGGGACCTACACCAAGGCCGTGTCCGTGGGCATGTTCGAGCACGTGGGCGCCCGGAACCACCGGACCTACATGCGGGCCGTGCTGGAGGCCCTGGAGCCGGGCGGGGTCTTCCTCCTGCACACCATCGGCTCCAACCGCACGGCCCCGGGCTGCGACCCCTGGATCGAGCGCTACATCTTCCCGCGCGGCGACCTGCCGAGCCCGGCGCAGCTCGCCCGGGCCGTGGAGGGCCTGTTCGTCATCGAGGACTGGCACAACCTGGGCCCGCACTACGCGCGCACCCTGCGCTGCTGGCACGAGGGCTTCGAGGCGGCCTGGCCCGGCCTGGCCGGGCGCTACGGCGAGCGGTTCCGGCGCATGTGGCGCTACTACCTGCTCTCCAGCGCCGGGGCCTTCGAGGCCCGGGACATTCAGGTCTGGCAGGTGGTGCTCACGCCCGTGGGCGCGTCGCAGCCCCCCGACGTTCGCGGGGAAGGGTGATCAGGACGCGGAGGGGATGCCGAGCTTGAGGCCGGACGGTCCCCGCTCCAGCTTGGCGAGGTAGTCCTTGGCCTCGGCGAAGCCGGGATTGATGGCCAGGGCCTGTTCCAGGGCCTCCTTGGCCCGGCCCAGGTCGCGGCGCTCGATGTGCGTGCGGGCGATGTTGAAGTAGAGGTTCTCGTCGTCCTTGGCGAAGTCCAGGGCGCGGCCGTAGTAGTCCAGGGCCTGCTCGTACATGCCGTTCTTGCGCAGGTTGATGCCGAATTCGTTGAACAGGTGCTTGTGGCGCTTCTCGAAGGCCGCGTCCAGGGTCACGAGCCGCCGGAGCACCTCCAGGGCCTTCTCCTTCTCCTCCCGCCGCAGGTAGACCAGCCCGATGCCGAAGTTGGCCCGGATGTTCTGCTCGTCCAGGTTGAGGGCGTTCTGGAAATTCAGCTCGGCGGTGAACGGCTGGCCGTTCTTGAGGTGGCGTTCGCCGCCGGCGATCTGCTTGGCCAGCTCGCGCATCTGGGGGAGCATGGTCTTGTGGTAGTATTCCGGATCCGGGAAGTAGTCGGCCAGCAGTTCGTCGCGGGTGATGGAGGTGGTGGGCCCGGTGGGCACGTGGTTCTCGTTCACGGCCTGGACCTCGATCGTGCCGTCCTCCTGCTCGTCCACGAAGACGTAGATGGTGGTGGACACCTTCTTGGCCGTGGTCCCGGTGCCGACCTTGGAGGTCTTGGCCGTGGAGAAAGCGCCCTTGATGCGCTCTTCGGTTGGGCAACAGGACATGCACGCACTCCGGCCGCCGGAGAAGGGGAGGGGAACGGGCCGAACAGGCCCGGCCGCGAGCGGCCCGGCAGTCTCGTTCCAGGCCCGAGACCCGTGGCTTTCCGTCCCTGCCTCGCGGCGGGTTTGGCTTTTTTCGCAACCCGACCTTAGGGTGCCCGCGCGGCCGTGTCAAGGCGGGAGCGCTCGCTGGAAGTGCTTGTGATGCAACGTTTTTCAGCGGCGGACCGGCTCGGGGGGAAGGCGGAAAAAACGGGGACGCGCGGTCGTGGCCCGCGCCTCGCGGTTGCCGCCTCGGCGCGGCCTGGGGTATGTTCAGGAACAGGGACGCGTCCCGCCACGGAGCACACATGCGGAGCATCATCTTCGAGAACGGCAAGAGTCTGTCGGCCGAAGGGCCGAAACCCCGCCCCGGCGCGGGCGAGGCCCTGGTGCGGGTGCTCCTGGCGGGCGTCTGCAACACCGACCTGGAGCTGCTGCGCGGTTACTACGGCTTCTCCGGGGTGGCCGGGCACGAATTCGTGGGCCTGGTGGAGGAGTGCCCCGGCGCGCCGGAGTGGGTGGGCCGTCGCGTTTCGGCGGACATCAACTGCGGCTGCGGCGGGTGCCCCCTGTGCCGCGCGGGCGACCCGCGCCACTGTTCCACGCGCACGGTGCTCGGCATCGTGGCCCGGCCCGGCTGCTTCGCCGAGCACCTGACCGTGCCCGCGCGCAACCTCCTGGCCGTGCCCGAGGGCCTGCCCGACGATTGCGCCGTGTTCGCCGAGCCCCTGGCCGCGGCCCTGGAGCCCGGCCGCCAGCTGGACCTCTCCGGCCGGAGGGTCCTGGTCCTGGGCGACGGCAAGCTCGGCATCCTGACCGC
Coding sequences:
- a CDS encoding lipopolysaccharide assembly protein LapB, which produces MSCCPTEERIKGAFSTAKTSKVGTGTTAKKVSTTIYVFVDEQEDGTIEVQAVNENHVPTGPTTSITRDELLADYFPDPEYYHKTMLPQMRELAKQIAGGERHLKNGQPFTAELNFQNALNLDEQNIRANFGIGLVYLRREEKEKALEVLRRLVTLDAAFEKRHKHLFNEFGINLRKNGMYEQALDYYGRALDFAKDDENLYFNIARTHIERRDLGRAKEALEQALAINPGFAEAKDYLAKLERGPSGLKLGIPSAS
- the cfa gene encoding cyclopropane fatty acyl phospholipid synthase — its product is MNASERLFGDLLGRAGVMLNGPDPWDIRVHDTRVYDRALLQKNLGLGEAYMDGWWDCDRLDEFFRRVLAAHLDESVRGGPGLLLSLLPALLRNRQTRHGARRAARRHYDLGNDLFQSFLDPRMQYSCAYFKDGAETLAEAQLAKLELICAKLGLGPGDRLLDIGCGFGGLARHAAETRGCRVTGVNISREQIAFAREHCAGLPVEIAERDYRDIPGTYTKAVSVGMFEHVGARNHRTYMRAVLEALEPGGVFLLHTIGSNRTAPGCDPWIERYIFPRGDLPSPAQLARAVEGLFVIEDWHNLGPHYARTLRCWHEGFEAAWPGLAGRYGERFRRMWRYYLLSSAGAFEARDIQVWQVVLTPVGASQPPDVRGEG
- a CDS encoding Crp/Fnr family transcriptional regulator, producing the protein MDALQAVGRVTLFDGLPQAQLEAVARIAVRKAVERGREIFQQGDPADGFYAVAEGKVKISNSNPAGKEQILHVFGPGESFGEVAVFERGVFPAAAQALADSELLFFPRRAFGEAIRKDPELAMNMLGLLSARLRMLVRKIEEVSLKEVPARLAAYLLTLPRDQGGNRVRLDIPKGQIALSLGTIQETLSRTLKRFAESGLIAMRGREITLSDPERLERLAGGERFEG
- a CDS encoding alcohol dehydrogenase catalytic domain-containing protein, which translates into the protein MRSIIFENGKSLSAEGPKPRPGAGEALVRVLLAGVCNTDLELLRGYYGFSGVAGHEFVGLVEECPGAPEWVGRRVSADINCGCGGCPLCRAGDPRHCSTRTVLGIVARPGCFAEHLTVPARNLLAVPEGLPDDCAVFAEPLAAALEPGRQLDLSGRRVLVLGDGKLGILTALGLARECGELTLAGRHEAKLALARGVGAALLPAGTAPARARDILGTFDVVIEATGREDGLDTALELVRPEGVVVAKTTSRNPSRLDLAKLVVDEITLMGSRCGDQALALERLAGGLDPRPLIEARFSFAEHEQALAAASRRGAMKVLLTP
- a CDS encoding hemolysin family protein, giving the protein MNALFLELSVILLLVLLNGFFSMTEMALVSSRAVRLRNMAGNGNRGARLALDMRLRPERFLSTVQIGITVVGVLTGVYGGATLVAAATRLLVEAGAPLQAAEALAVALVVAAITFLTLVLGELAPKRLALRRPERLAAAAAPFMRLLTVLCLPLVQVLSLSTSAVLRVLGVSGKGEAALTEEDIRGLIAEGAESGVLENAERDMIERVFRLGDRRVEAIMTHRSRVAWLDLDAPDEENLRTVLEHPYGRFPAARGELEDVLGVVRARDVLLAARSGGPVDIAAHVRPALFAPTTMRAVRLLEIFKQRPGMHFAVVVDEYGVIQGIVTLYDILEAIVGDIPTPGTAPEPSALRREDGSLLIDALMPMDEALDVLETRLTDEDGGPFRTLAGFVLQRLGRPPALGDRFRWKGFAFEIVDMDGARIDKLLVTPPPDQDGDF